In the Phaseolus vulgaris cultivar G19833 chromosome 7, P. vulgaris v2.0, whole genome shotgun sequence genome, one interval contains:
- the LOC137829505 gene encoding protein FAR1-RELATED SEQUENCE 2-like: MHYKKKAQLECEADFASMNTVIPCTSQSSIERQFQMEYTHAKFKEVQVEFRLKMNCVAHNVLAEGQSCRFDVVEESFCNERTKHMKFEVSFNRGNFDISCTCLLFEFRGILCRHCLVVLAQEKVPQVPMKYVLSRWSKNLRRKHTYIRASSGMKDNDPQIHRYDGLCKKFYDIAELASASTSGTEQLHKRLDDFLAKHMDNQQTCTIVTQPVLSGIPPSPMSPNHITLNMNNEVRSPIAVKRKGRPRSTRKKSWTERGPRVKTSSSTHQVAIMRNSERHEQRNFVDVPSRVCVESQVNMNTCIGITHASEGLSVPIGASIGFLSLLTSLDNSVNNSQHSSAAELKRP, from the exons atgcactacaaaaaaaaagcACAATTAGAATGTGAAGCAGACTTTGCTTCGATGAACACCGTTATTCCTTGCACGTCCCAGTCTAGCATCGAAAGACAATTCCAAATGGAGTACACACATGCCAAATTCAAAGAAGTACAAGTAGAATTTAGATTGAAAATGAATTGTGTTGCTCATAATGTGCTTGCTGAGGGACAAAGTTGTCGGTTCGATGTTGTTGAAGAGTCCTTTTGTAATGAAAGAActaagcacatgaagtttgaaGTGTCTTTTAACCGGGGTAACTTTGATATTTCCTGCACATGCTTGTTATTTGAGTTTAGGGGAATTTTGTGTCGACACTGCTTGGTTGTTCTTGCACAGGAAAAAGTCCCACAAGTACCAATGAAATATGTGTTGAGCAGATGGAGTAAAAATCTTCGTCGAAAACACACCTACATAAGAGCTTCATCAGGGATGAAAGACAATGATCCACAAATTCATAGATATGACGGGTTGTGCAAGAAATTTTATGATATAGCTGAACTTGCAAGTGCCTCAACAAGTGGAACAGAACAATTACATAAGCGTCTTGATGATTTTCTGGCCAAACACATGGATAATCAACAAACTTGTACAATTGTGACCCAACCAGTGTTGTCTGGCATTCCTCCATCACCGATGTCACCTAATCATATCACTTTGAACATGAACAACGAAGTTCGTAGCCCTATTGCTGTTAAAAGAAAGGGACGTCCACGATCTACCCGAAAGAAGTCATGGACTGAGAGAGGTCCTCGAGTCAAAACTTCATCTAGTACACACCAAGTTGCCATTATGCGTAATTCG GAGAGGCATGAACAAAGAAATTTTGTAGATGTTCCTTCTCGGGTGTGTGTTGAAAGTCAAGTGAATATGAACACATGCATTGGGATAACACATGCAAGTGAAGGGCTTTCT GTTCCAATCGGAGCTTCAATAGGATTCCTTTCGCTTTTGACATCATTGGATAATAGTGTAAATAATTCACAGCATTCAAGTGCAGCAGAATTGAAGAG GCCATAA